The Pseudomonas azotoformans genome has a segment encoding these proteins:
- a CDS encoding amino acid ABC transporter ATP-binding protein, with product MISIKNINKWYGDFQVLTDCSTEVKKGEVIVVCGPSGSGKSTLIKCVNALEPFQKGDIVVDGTSIADPKTNLPKLRSRVGMVFQHFELFPHLTITENLTIAQIKVLGRSKEEATKKGLQLLDRVGLSAHAHKHPGQLSGGQQQRVAIARALAMDPIVMLFDEPTSALDPEMVNEVLDVMVQLAHEGMTMMCVTHEMGFARKVADRVIFMDAGKIIEDCPKEEFFGDISARSERAQHFLEKILQH from the coding sequence ATGATCTCTATCAAGAACATCAACAAGTGGTATGGCGACTTCCAGGTGCTGACCGATTGCAGCACCGAGGTTAAAAAAGGCGAAGTGATCGTGGTGTGCGGGCCGTCCGGCTCGGGCAAATCCACCCTGATCAAGTGCGTCAACGCGCTGGAACCGTTCCAGAAGGGCGACATTGTAGTGGACGGCACCTCGATTGCCGACCCGAAGACCAACCTGCCGAAACTGCGCTCGCGCGTGGGCATGGTGTTCCAGCACTTCGAGCTGTTCCCGCACCTGACCATCACTGAGAACCTGACCATCGCGCAGATCAAGGTGCTCGGCCGCAGCAAGGAAGAAGCCACCAAGAAAGGCCTGCAGCTGCTCGACCGCGTAGGCCTGTCGGCACATGCCCACAAGCACCCTGGCCAACTCTCCGGCGGTCAGCAACAACGTGTGGCGATTGCCCGCGCCCTGGCCATGGACCCGATCGTCATGCTGTTCGACGAACCGACCTCGGCGCTGGACCCGGAAATGGTCAACGAAGTGCTCGACGTGATGGTGCAACTGGCCCACGAAGGCATGACCATGATGTGCGTGACCCACGAAATGGGCTTCGCCCGCAAAGTGGCCGACCGCGTGATCTTCATGGACGCCGGCAAGATCATCGAAGACTGCCCGAAAGAAGAGTTCTTCGGCGACATCAGCGCCCGCTCTGAACGCGCGCAGCACTTCCTTGAGAAAATCCTGCAGCACTAA
- a CDS encoding amino acid ABC transporter permease, producing the protein MDFDFSGIIPAIPGLWNGMVMTLQLMVMGVVGGIALGTVLALMRLSSSKLLSRVAGAYVNYFRSIPLLLVITWFYLAVPFVLRWITGEDTPIGAFTSCVVAFMMFEAAYFCEIVRAGVQSIPKGQMAAAQAMGMTYGQTMRLIILPQAFRKMTPLLLQQSIILFQDTSLVYTVGLVDFLNSARSNGDIIGRSNEFLIFAGVVYFIISFSASLLVKRLQKRFAV; encoded by the coding sequence ATGGACTTCGATTTCAGCGGCATCATCCCCGCTATCCCAGGCCTGTGGAACGGCATGGTCATGACCTTGCAGTTGATGGTCATGGGCGTGGTCGGCGGCATTGCGCTGGGGACGGTCCTGGCGCTGATGCGCCTGTCGTCCAGCAAACTGCTGTCGCGCGTGGCCGGCGCTTATGTGAACTACTTCCGCTCGATCCCGCTGCTGCTGGTGATCACCTGGTTCTACCTGGCGGTGCCGTTCGTGTTGCGCTGGATCACCGGCGAAGACACGCCGATCGGTGCGTTCACCTCGTGCGTCGTGGCCTTCATGATGTTCGAAGCCGCGTACTTCTGTGAAATCGTACGGGCCGGCGTGCAGTCGATCCCCAAAGGCCAGATGGCGGCGGCACAGGCGATGGGCATGACCTATGGCCAGACCATGCGCCTGATCATCCTGCCCCAGGCGTTCCGCAAGATGACCCCGTTGCTGCTGCAACAGTCGATCATCCTGTTCCAGGACACCTCGCTGGTCTACACCGTGGGCCTGGTGGACTTCCTCAACTCCGCCCGCTCCAACGGCGACATCATCGGCCGCTCCAACGAGTTCCTGATCTTTGCCGGTGTCGTCTACTTCATCATCAGCTTTTCCGCCTCGCTGCTGGTCAAGCGTCTGCAAAAAAGGTTTGCCGTATGA
- a CDS encoding amino acid ABC transporter permease codes for MNYNWDWGVFFKSTGVGSETYLDWYIAGLGWTIAIAVVAWIIALLLGSILGVMRTVPNRIVSGIATCYVELFRNVPLLVQLFIWYFLVPDMLPQNLQDWYKQDLNPTTSAYLSVVVCLGLFTAARVCEQVRTGIQALPRGQESAARAMGFKLPQIYWNVLLPQAYRIIIPPLTSEFLNVFKNSSVASLIGLMELLAQTKQTAEFSANLFEAFTLATLIYFTLNMSLMLLMRLVEKKVAVPGLISVGGK; via the coding sequence ATGAATTACAACTGGGACTGGGGCGTGTTCTTCAAGTCCACTGGCGTGGGCAGCGAGACTTATCTCGACTGGTACATCGCCGGCTTGGGCTGGACCATCGCCATCGCTGTCGTGGCATGGATTATCGCCTTGCTGCTGGGGTCCATTCTGGGCGTCATGCGCACCGTGCCAAACCGCATCGTATCGGGCATCGCGACCTGCTACGTGGAACTGTTTCGTAACGTGCCGCTGCTGGTTCAGCTGTTCATCTGGTACTTCCTGGTACCCGACATGCTGCCGCAGAACCTGCAGGACTGGTACAAACAAGACCTCAACCCGACCACCTCGGCCTACCTGAGCGTTGTCGTGTGCCTGGGCCTGTTCACCGCCGCCCGTGTGTGTGAGCAAGTGCGTACCGGCATCCAGGCGCTGCCACGTGGCCAGGAATCCGCTGCGCGCGCCATGGGCTTCAAGCTGCCGCAGATCTACTGGAACGTGCTGCTGCCGCAGGCCTACCGGATCATCATTCCGCCGCTCACCTCGGAATTTCTCAACGTCTTCAAGAACTCCTCCGTGGCGTCCTTGATCGGCCTGATGGAACTGCTGGCGCAAACCAAACAGACCGCCGAGTTCTCGGCCAACCTGTTTGAAGCCTTCACCCTGGCCACGCTGATCTACTTCACCCTGAACATGAGCCTGATGCTGCTCATGCGCCTGGTCGAGAAGAAAGTCGCAGTGCCCGGCCTGATCTCCGTGGGGGGTAAATAA
- a CDS encoding glutamate/aspartate ABC transporter substrate-binding protein, whose translation MRIVPHILGAAIAAALISTPVFAAELTGTLKKINDSGTITLAHRDSSIPFSYIADGSGKPVGYSHDIQLAVVEQLKKDLNKPDLKAKYNLVTSQTRIPLIQNGTADLECGSTTNNAERAQQVDFTVNIFEIGTRLLVKKDKDGKPSYADFADLKGKNVVTTAGTTSERIIKAMNADKQMGMNVISAKDHGESFQMLESGRAVAFMMDDALLAGEEAKAKKPDDWVITGTPQSFEAYACMVRKDDPAFKKAVDDAIVALYKSGEINKIYSKWFESPIPPKGLNLNFPMSDKVKELIANPSDKPAPDVKI comes from the coding sequence ATGCGCATCGTTCCCCATATTCTGGGCGCAGCTATCGCTGCTGCTCTGATCAGCACTCCAGTTTTCGCCGCCGAACTCACCGGCACGCTGAAGAAGATCAACGACTCCGGCACCATCACTCTCGCTCACCGCGACAGCTCCATTCCGTTTTCCTACATCGCGGATGGTTCGGGCAAACCTGTGGGCTACTCCCACGACATTCAGTTGGCCGTCGTCGAGCAACTGAAAAAAGACCTGAACAAACCCGACCTGAAGGCCAAGTACAACCTGGTCACTTCGCAAACCCGTATTCCGCTGATCCAGAACGGCACCGCGGACCTCGAGTGCGGCTCCACCACCAACAACGCCGAACGCGCCCAGCAAGTTGATTTCACCGTCAACATCTTCGAAATCGGCACCCGTCTGCTGGTCAAGAAAGATAAGGATGGCAAGCCGTCCTACGCTGACTTCGCTGACCTGAAAGGCAAGAACGTCGTGACCACTGCGGGCACCACGTCCGAGCGCATCATCAAAGCGATGAACGCCGACAAGCAAATGGGCATGAACGTCATCTCCGCCAAAGACCACGGCGAATCCTTCCAGATGCTGGAAAGCGGCCGTGCCGTAGCGTTCATGATGGACGACGCCCTGCTGGCCGGTGAAGAAGCCAAGGCCAAGAAGCCGGACGACTGGGTCATCACCGGTACTCCGCAATCTTTCGAAGCCTACGCGTGCATGGTGCGTAAAGACGACCCAGCCTTCAAGAAAGCGGTGGATGACGCCATCGTTGCCCTGTACAAATCCGGCGAAATCAACAAGATCTACAGCAAGTGGTTCGAGAGCCCGATCCCACCAAAAGGCCTGAACCTGAACTTCCCGATGAGCGACAAGGTGAAGGAGCTGATCGCCAACCCAAGCGACAAGCCAGCGCCTGACGTAAAAATCTGA
- the glpD gene encoding glycerol-3-phosphate dehydrogenase: MNPSTLPAPPLAEVYDVAVIGGGINGVGIAADAAGRGLSVFLCEKDDLASHTSSASSKLIHGGLRYLEHYEFRLVREALAEREVLLAKAPHIVKQMRFVLPHRPHLRPAWMIRAGLFLYDNLGKREKLAGSKSLKFGADSPLKSEITKGFEYSDCWVDDARLVVLNAMAAREKGAHIHTQTRCISAHRSNGMWEMNMERADGSLFSIRARALVNAAGPWVAKFIRDDLKLDSPYGIRLIQGSHLIVPKLYEGAHAHILQNEDQRIVFTIPYLNHLTIIGTTDREYTGDPAAVAITEGETDYMLKVVNAHFKKQLSRDDIVHTYSGVRPLCNDESDNPSAITRDYTLALSGGKGEAPILSVFGGKLTTYRKLAESAMAQLAPYFTQMRPSWTAKASLPGGEDMTTPQALAEAIRNKFDWVPSEIARRWSTTYGSRTWRLLEGVQSLADLGEHLGGGLYTREVDYLCAEEWATQPQDVLWRRTKLGLFTTPEEQANVQRYLSTVEQNRSKIEAA; the protein is encoded by the coding sequence ATGAACCCTTCCACCTTGCCTGCTCCACCGCTTGCCGAAGTCTATGACGTTGCCGTTATCGGTGGCGGGATCAATGGCGTCGGCATTGCAGCAGACGCAGCCGGTCGCGGGTTGTCGGTATTCCTTTGCGAAAAGGACGACCTGGCCAGCCACACCTCGTCCGCCAGCAGCAAGCTGATCCACGGCGGCCTGCGCTACCTCGAACATTACGAATTCCGCCTGGTGCGCGAGGCCCTGGCCGAGCGTGAAGTACTGCTGGCCAAGGCCCCGCATATCGTCAAGCAAATGCGCTTCGTATTGCCGCATCGCCCGCACCTGCGCCCAGCGTGGATGATCCGTGCCGGTCTGTTCCTGTATGACAACCTCGGCAAGCGCGAAAAACTCGCCGGTTCGAAAAGCCTCAAGTTCGGCGCCGACAGCCCGCTGAAAAGCGAAATCACCAAAGGCTTCGAATACTCCGACTGCTGGGTGGATGACGCCCGCCTCGTCGTGCTGAACGCCATGGCCGCCCGTGAAAAAGGCGCGCACATCCACACCCAGACCCGTTGCATCAGCGCCCACCGCAGCAACGGCATGTGGGAAATGAACATGGAACGTGCCGATGGCAGCCTGTTCTCGATCCGTGCTCGTGCCCTGGTAAACGCTGCGGGCCCATGGGTCGCCAAGTTCATCAGGGACGACCTGAAGCTGGATTCGCCTTACGGCATCCGCCTGATCCAGGGCAGCCACCTGATCGTGCCGAAACTGTACGAAGGCGCCCACGCGCATATCCTGCAGAACGAAGACCAGCGCATTGTCTTCACCATTCCGTACCTGAACCACCTGACCATCATCGGCACCACCGACCGCGAATACACCGGTGACCCGGCTGCCGTTGCGATCACCGAAGGTGAAACGGACTACATGCTCAAAGTGGTCAATGCGCATTTCAAAAAGCAGTTGAGCCGCGACGACATCGTCCACACCTACTCCGGCGTGCGCCCACTGTGCAATGATGAATCGGACAACCCGTCGGCCATCACCCGCGACTACACCCTGGCGTTGTCCGGTGGCAAGGGCGAAGCGCCGATCCTGTCGGTGTTTGGCGGCAAGCTGACCACGTATCGCAAGCTCGCTGAATCGGCGATGGCACAACTGGCGCCGTATTTCACTCAGATGCGCCCAAGCTGGACCGCCAAGGCCAGCCTTCCGGGCGGCGAAGACATGACCACGCCGCAAGCCCTGGCCGAGGCCATCCGCAACAAATTCGACTGGGTGCCGAGCGAGATCGCGCGCCGCTGGTCCACCACCTACGGCAGCCGTACCTGGCGCCTGCTGGAAGGCGTGCAGTCGCTGGCGGACCTGGGTGAGCACTTGGGCGGTGGCCTGTACACCCGCGAGGTGGATTACCTGTGCGCCGAAGAATGGGCGACCCAACCTCAGGACGTGCTGTGGCGTCGCACCAAGCTGGGTCTGTTCACCACCCCGGAAGAACAGGCCAACGTGCAGCGCTACCTGTCCACCGTTGAGCAGAACCGCAGCAAGATTGAAGCGGCCTGA
- a CDS encoding DeoR/GlpR family transcriptional regulator, which produces MNLPPRQQQILELVRERGYVSIEEMAQLFVVTPQTIRRDINQLADANLLRRYHGGAAYDSSVENTAYAMRADQMRDEKQRIGEAIAAQIPDHASLFINIGTTTESIARALLNHNHLKIITNNLNVATMLSAKDDFDVLLTGGNVRRDGGVVGQASVDFINQFKVDFALVGISGIDEDGSLLDFDYQEVRVSQAIIANARQVILAADSSKFGRNAMIRLGPISLVDCLVTDQQPVPALVQLLSDHKVRLEVV; this is translated from the coding sequence ATGAATCTGCCTCCCCGCCAACAACAAATCCTCGAGCTGGTCCGCGAACGCGGCTACGTCAGCATCGAGGAAATGGCGCAGCTGTTCGTTGTCACCCCGCAAACCATCCGCCGCGATATCAACCAGCTGGCGGACGCCAATCTGCTGCGCCGCTACCACGGCGGCGCGGCCTATGACTCCAGTGTCGAAAACACCGCCTACGCCATGCGCGCCGACCAGATGCGCGACGAGAAACAGCGTATCGGCGAAGCCATCGCTGCGCAGATCCCCGATCACGCCTCGCTGTTCATCAATATCGGCACCACCACCGAATCCATCGCCCGTGCGCTGCTCAACCACAATCACCTGAAAATCATCACCAACAACCTCAACGTCGCCACCATGCTCAGTGCCAAGGACGACTTCGACGTGTTGTTGACCGGCGGTAACGTGCGGCGTGACGGCGGTGTGGTGGGTCAGGCGAGTGTGGACTTCATCAACCAGTTCAAGGTCGACTTTGCCCTTGTGGGCATCAGCGGTATCGATGAAGACGGCAGTCTGCTGGACTTCGATTACCAGGAAGTTCGGGTTTCCCAGGCGATCATCGCCAATGCACGCCAAGTGATCCTGGCAGCGGACTCCAGCAAATTCGGGCGCAATGCCATGATTCGCCTGGGGCCGATCAGCTTGGTGGATTGTTTGGTCACGGATCAGCAGCCGGTGCCGGCGTTGGTGCAGTTGTTGAGTGACCATAAGGTGCGGCTGGAAGTCGTCTGA
- the glpK gene encoding glycerol kinase GlpK, translated as MTDIQNKNYIIALDQGTTSSRAIIFDRDANVVCTAQREFAQHYPQAGWVEHDPMEIFATQSAVMVEALAQAGLHHDQVAAIGITNQRETTVVWDKVTGRPIYNAIVWQCRRSTEICQQLKRDGHEQYISDTTGLVTDPYFSGTKLKWILDNVEGSRERASNGELLFGTVDSWLIWKFTGGKTHVTDYTNASRTMLFNIHTLEWDAKMLEILDIPREMLPEVKSSSEIYGRTKSGIAIGGIAGDQQAALFGQMCVEAGQAKNTYGTGCFLLMNTGDKAVKSKHGMLTTIACGPRGEVAYALEGAVFNGGSTVQWLRDELKIINDAHDTEYFAGKVKDSNGVYLVPAFTGLGAPYWDPYARGALFGLTRGVRVDHIIRAALESIAYQTRDVLDAMQQDSGERLKALRVDGGAVANNFLMQFQADILGTQVERPQMRETTALGAAYLAGLACGFWGSLEELRGKAVIEREFEPQLDEAAKEKLYAGWQKAVSRTRDWEPHEGAE; from the coding sequence ATGACCGATATTCAGAATAAGAACTACATCATTGCCCTTGACCAAGGCACCACCAGTTCCCGGGCGATCATCTTCGATCGTGACGCCAACGTGGTCTGCACCGCCCAGCGTGAATTCGCACAGCATTACCCACAGGCTGGCTGGGTCGAGCATGACCCGATGGAAATCTTCGCCACCCAGAGCGCGGTGATGGTCGAGGCCCTGGCCCAGGCCGGCCTGCACCATGATCAGGTCGCCGCCATCGGTATCACCAACCAGCGTGAAACCACCGTAGTGTGGGACAAGGTCACTGGCCGCCCGATCTACAACGCCATCGTCTGGCAGTGCCGCCGCAGCACCGAGATCTGCCAGCAACTCAAGCGCGACGGCCACGAGCAGTACATCAGCGACACCACCGGCCTGGTCACCGACCCTTACTTCTCCGGCACCAAGCTCAAGTGGATCCTCGACAACGTCGAAGGCAGCCGCGAGCGTGCGAGCAATGGCGAACTGCTGTTCGGCACCGTCGACAGCTGGCTGATCTGGAAATTTACCGGCGGCAAGACCCACGTCACCGACTACACCAACGCCTCGCGCACCATGCTCTTCAACATCCACACCCTGGAATGGGATGCGAAGATGCTGGAGATCCTCGACATTCCGCGCGAGATGCTGCCGGAAGTTAAGTCGTCGTCCGAAATCTACGGCCGCACCAAGAGCGGCATTGCCATCGGCGGTATCGCCGGCGACCAGCAAGCCGCCCTGTTCGGCCAGATGTGCGTCGAAGCCGGCCAAGCCAAGAACACCTACGGAACCGGCTGCTTCCTGTTGATGAACACCGGCGACAAAGCCGTGAAATCCAAGCACGGCATGCTCACCACCATCGCTTGCGGCCCGCGTGGCGAAGTGGCCTACGCCCTGGAAGGTGCGGTGTTCAACGGCGGTTCCACCGTGCAATGGCTGCGTGATGAGCTGAAAATCATCAACGACGCCCACGACACCGAATACTTCGCTGGCAAGGTCAAGGACAGCAACGGCGTGTACCTGGTGCCGGCCTTCACCGGCCTGGGCGCCCCGTACTGGGACCCGTACGCCCGTGGCGCACTGTTCGGCCTGACCCGTGGCGTACGCGTGGACCACATTATTCGTGCGGCCCTGGAGTCGATTGCCTACCAGACCCGCGACGTACTCGACGCCATGCAACAGGACTCGGGCGAACGGCTCAAGGCCCTGCGCGTGGACGGCGGCGCGGTGGCCAACAACTTCCTGATGCAGTTCCAGGCCGACATCCTCGGCACCCAGGTCGAGCGCCCGCAAATGCGCGAAACCACCGCATTGGGCGCCGCCTACCTGGCCGGCCTGGCGTGCGGCTTCTGGGGCAGCCTGGAAGAGTTGCGCGGCAAGGCAGTGATCGAGCGCGAATTCGAACCGCAGTTGGACGAAGCGGCTAAAGAGAAGCTCTACGCCGGCTGGCAAAAAGCGGTCAGCCGCACCCGCGACTGGGAGCCTCACGAAGGCGCTGAATAA